From the Paenibacillus sp. MMS20-IR301 genome, the window CAGACAGCACTTCCGATTTGCCGCAAGGCTGGAAGGAAACGTATGATATCGGCATTGTCCCGTTATATGTAGTTTTTGAGGACGGTACCTTCAAGGACGGGGTCGAGATTACTCCGGAGGAAGTGTACCGCCGGGTTGCCGCGAATGGTGCACTGCCCAAGACAGCCGCCCCGTCTCCGGCAGATTTCATTGCCGCCTTCCAGCCGGTAATCAGCAGCGGCGGAGATATCGTCTACATCAGCCTGTCGTCTTCTTTATCCTCTACATACCAGAATGCCCTGCTGGCTGCAGGTGAGTTCCCTGAAGGCCGGGTACATGTCATTGACTCCCAGACCCTATGCGGCGGAATTGCGCTGCTGGTGATGAAAGCCGCCCGGGCCGCAGCCGCAGGCAGCAGCGCCGCCGACATCGCTGCTATGGTCAGAGCCGCCCGGGAGCGGGTCGAATCAGAATTCGTCGTTGATACATTAGATTACTTATATATGGGCGGCCGCTGCTCCGGCATGCAGAATTTTATCGGCAGCCTGCTGAAGATCCGGCCTGTTCTGCGGCTGGTGGATGGCGCTATCGTACCGGTAGCCAAGGTCCGCGGCAAGAAGGAGAAGGCCGTCGAGCAGATGCTCCAGCATGCGCTTGAGAATGCCGGTGAAATGGACAAGGAGCTGCTGATCATTGCCCATACACTGGCTCCAGAAGATGCCAAAGTGCTGGAGGCTGCGCTGCGCGAGCAGACCGATGTGGCTGAGATTGCCGTAATTCATGCCGGCTGCGTCATCGGCAGCCACTGCGGCCCGGCTACAGTCGGACTAATGTACATGCGTTAGGAGCCAAGCCTGCACTTTTGTTACTGCATGATAGGATGAGCACAATATTGTGCTTTGTGCAGGATCGGAGTACGGATCCTTAAGTTATCAGCTTGTATAGAGCGGTCCCATCTGCGGGGTCAGCATACAAGAAACACCTCCAATCGAGCGATTGGAGGTGTTTTTGTTGCACTTACACGCGTTCCGCATACATTTGGGCCATTTGCCCTCGCGGCAGCACATTGTATTCGGTTTTCCGCATACACTAAGCCCGAAACAAGCTGCCTCCAGCACTCCTCTGCTGAAGGCTACTTAGCAGAATCAGTCCCAATAAAGAACTGACTCCACTTCCGTCTCTTCCTTCACGAACGGAAGCATGAACCGGAAGATGGAGCCGCGGTTCTCTTCGCTCTCTACGAAGATCGTGCCGCCCATCAGCTCCACCAGCTGCTTGCAGATCGCCAGGCCGAGGCCCGTACCGCCGTATTTGCGGTTAATGGACGGATGCAGCTGCGAGAAGGACTGGAAGAGCAGATTCAGCTTGCTGTCCGCAATACCCACGCCCGTATCCCGGACGGAGAACTCCACCAGATATTCGGGTGAAGCCGGCAGCGGGATGTTCTTCACCGAGAGGGTGACACTGCCGTGATCGGTGAACTTCAGGGCGTTGCCGACCAGATTGACGATAATCTGCCGCAGCCGGCTCGGGTCCGTTGCCA encodes:
- a CDS encoding DegV family protein; translation: MSIVKIFSDSTSDLPQGWKETYDIGIVPLYVVFEDGTFKDGVEITPEEVYRRVAANGALPKTAAPSPADFIAAFQPVISSGGDIVYISLSSSLSSTYQNALLAAGEFPEGRVHVIDSQTLCGGIALLVMKAARAAAAGSSAADIAAMVRAARERVESEFVVDTLDYLYMGGRCSGMQNFIGSLLKIRPVLRLVDGAIVPVAKVRGKKEKAVEQMLQHALENAGEMDKELLIIAHTLAPEDAKVLEAALREQTDVAEIAVIHAGCVIGSHCGPATVGLMYMR